One region of Catenuloplanes indicus genomic DNA includes:
- a CDS encoding hemolysin family protein — protein sequence MSTGWAIAFALLLLAGNAFFVAAEFALIASKRYRLEQAAAGGDAADRAALAGSRELTVMLAGAQLGITLCSLGLGALAEPAIEKLVSPLLHDLGLPDAPSHVIAFLFALILVTFLHLVVGEMMPKSWAISHPEDSARLLALPFRGFARVVRPLLTALNSAANAILRLFKIEPQNELAQVHDPEELRMLLEQSRAHGTLPVDQHALLTSMLALQRTTVAEIATPAAQMVSVAPGDTAFRIEEVSHATGRSRLAVIDPAEPGVLGMVHVRDAVRATAGTKDGATAADLMSAPFTLRADETLMQAVGRMRAERAQLALVSDAGATVGFVALEDLLEEVIGEFDDETDAVPRGRRLR from the coding sequence ATGAGCACCGGATGGGCGATAGCTTTTGCGCTTCTGCTGCTGGCCGGTAACGCGTTCTTCGTGGCGGCCGAGTTCGCACTGATCGCCAGCAAGCGGTACCGCCTGGAGCAGGCCGCGGCCGGCGGTGACGCCGCGGACCGGGCCGCGCTGGCCGGCAGCCGGGAGCTGACCGTCATGCTCGCCGGTGCGCAGCTCGGCATCACGCTCTGCTCGCTCGGCCTCGGCGCGCTCGCCGAACCGGCGATCGAGAAGCTGGTCAGCCCGCTGCTGCACGATCTCGGCCTGCCGGACGCGCCGAGCCACGTGATCGCGTTCCTGTTCGCGCTGATTCTCGTCACGTTCCTGCACCTGGTGGTGGGCGAGATGATGCCGAAGTCCTGGGCGATCAGCCACCCGGAGGACTCGGCCCGGCTGCTGGCGCTGCCGTTCCGCGGGTTCGCCCGCGTGGTGCGGCCGCTGCTGACCGCGCTGAACAGCGCCGCGAACGCGATCCTGCGGCTTTTCAAGATCGAGCCACAGAACGAGCTCGCGCAGGTGCATGATCCGGAGGAGCTGCGCATGCTGCTGGAGCAGTCGCGCGCGCACGGCACGCTCCCGGTGGATCAGCACGCGCTGCTGACCAGCATGCTCGCGTTGCAGCGGACCACGGTGGCGGAGATCGCCACACCGGCCGCCCAGATGGTGAGCGTGGCGCCGGGCGATACGGCGTTCCGGATCGAGGAGGTCTCGCACGCGACCGGCCGGTCCCGCCTCGCGGTGATCGACCCGGCCGAGCCGGGCGTGCTCGGCATGGTGCACGTGCGGGACGCGGTGCGCGCCACCGCCGGCACGAAGGACGGCGCGACCGCGGCCGACCTGATGTCGGCGCCGTTCACGCTGCGCGCGGACGAGACGCTGATGCAGGCCGTGGGCCGGATGCGGGCCGAGCGGGCGCAGTTGGCGCTGGTCTCGGACGCGGGTGCGACGGTCGGCTTCGTCGCGCTGGAGGACCTCCTGGAGGAGGTCATCGGCGAGTTCGACGACGAGACCGACGCCGTGCCGCGCGGCCGCCGCCTGCGCTGA
- a CDS encoding hemolysin family protein: MLIASGLVLILVVTAATGYFVAQEFGYVAVDRGKLRQEAEAGDAAAARALKVTERLSFMLSGAQLGITVTALLVGYVAEPFLGGGLAELLGVAGVPAAVSYPISMGLALAFATVVQMIFGELAPKNLAIARPEALAKALSRSTLIYLTVFGPVIKLFDLAASRLLRSIGIEPVEELPEGATAEDLTQIIAEAQKEGHLDAETSALLDRGLDFRRLTAGEVMVPRVDVASVSAAEPVSRVVELMASGHSRFPVCGADGVDDVIGVVGINDVLAIPPARRAEVPVREITSPPLMVPESLPVPAVLDRLRAGHRQLAIVVDEYGGFAGVITLEDIAEELVGPIRDEDDLPEASPVKQDDGSWLVPARWRIDEVADATGIALPEADEYDTVSGLIMRQLGRIPEVGDALELPLPGVDVEERALVSVVSVDRHVPGTVRVMVQ, encoded by the coding sequence GTGCTGATCGCGTCAGGGCTTGTGCTGATTCTCGTGGTGACCGCCGCTACCGGGTACTTCGTGGCCCAGGAGTTCGGTTATGTCGCCGTCGACCGTGGCAAGTTGCGCCAGGAGGCGGAGGCGGGCGACGCCGCCGCCGCGCGGGCGCTCAAGGTCACGGAGCGACTCTCGTTCATGCTCTCCGGTGCGCAGCTGGGTATCACCGTGACCGCGCTGCTGGTCGGCTACGTGGCGGAACCGTTCCTCGGCGGTGGCCTGGCCGAGCTGCTCGGCGTGGCGGGGGTGCCCGCGGCGGTCAGCTATCCGATCTCGATGGGTCTGGCGCTGGCGTTCGCGACCGTGGTGCAGATGATCTTCGGTGAGCTGGCTCCCAAGAACCTCGCGATCGCGCGGCCGGAAGCGCTGGCCAAGGCGCTGAGCCGGTCCACGCTGATCTATCTGACCGTGTTCGGCCCGGTGATCAAGCTGTTCGACCTCGCGGCCAGCCGTCTGCTGCGCAGCATCGGCATCGAGCCGGTCGAGGAGCTGCCGGAGGGCGCGACCGCGGAGGACCTGACCCAGATCATCGCGGAGGCGCAGAAGGAGGGCCACCTCGACGCCGAGACGTCCGCGCTGCTCGACCGCGGCCTGGACTTCCGCCGGCTGACCGCCGGCGAGGTGATGGTGCCGCGGGTGGACGTGGCCAGCGTGAGCGCGGCCGAACCGGTCAGCCGGGTGGTCGAGCTGATGGCGTCCGGGCACTCCCGCTTCCCGGTGTGCGGCGCGGACGGCGTCGACGACGTGATCGGCGTGGTCGGCATAAACGACGTGCTCGCGATCCCACCGGCGCGCCGCGCCGAGGTGCCGGTCCGCGAGATCACCTCGCCGCCGCTGATGGTGCCGGAGTCGCTGCCGGTCCCGGCCGTGCTGGACCGGCTGCGCGCCGGTCACCGGCAGCTCGCCATCGTGGTCGACGAGTACGGCGGTTTCGCCGGCGTGATCACGCTGGAGGACATCGCGGAGGAACTGGTCGGCCCGATCCGTGACGAGGACGACCTGCCCGAGGCGTCGCCGGTCAAGCAGGACGACGGGTCCTGGCTGGTCCCGGCGCGCTGGCGGATCGACGAGGTCGCGGACGCGACCGGCATCGCGCTGCCCGAGGCCGACGAGTACGACACGGTCTCCGGCCTGATCATGCGCCAGCTCGGCCGCATCCCCGAGGTCGGCGACGCGCTGGAGTTGCCCCTCCCGGGCGTCGACGTCGAGGAGCGGGCACTGGTCAGCGTGGTCTCGGTCGACCGGCACGTGCCGGGCACGGTGCGGGTGATGGTCCAATGA